Proteins co-encoded in one Pararge aegeria chromosome 19, ilParAegt1.1, whole genome shotgun sequence genomic window:
- the LOC120632019 gene encoding DNA-directed RNA polymerase III subunit RPC1 — protein MPKEQYRETNFGRKISHVTFNVDSASDIQQAAHIQVITKNLYAQDGQRVPASYGVLDRRMGTNQKNANCDTCGLGLAECVGHYGYIELALPVFHVGYFRSIITILQTICKNCAKVMLQDTIKKSFRRKFMNPELSYLHKKNLRAAVLKKAKTCTKCPYCEALNGIVKKSPAGILKIIHDRYRTKKPTDPIVQKVLKEFNEAKESNKELATMINSGLIIELSPLEVINLFRRIPDEDVSLLGMNVKSSRPEDLILTRLPVPPLCIRPSVASDIKAGTNEDDLTMKQSEILLINDVISRHVASGGKSDLVQEDWDYLQLHAALYINSEMSGIPLSMQPKKPGRGLVQRLKGKQGRFRGNLSGKRVDFSSRTVISPDPNLQIQEVGVPVHVAKILTYPERVFPANLHWLRQLVCNGPDIHPGANYVQQRGFSHKKYLKYGNKEKIAQELKCGDIVERHLVDGDVVLFNRQPSLHKLSIMCHRARVQPQRTFRFNECVCTPYNADFDGDEMNMHLPQTEEARAEALILMGNKSNLVTPRNGELLIAATQDFITGGYLITQRDTFFTREEAQQLACCLLAGPDSSMRIDMPPPVILKPRMLWTGKQIFSLILKPNKRCEVKANLETKGKNYTANQDMCVQDSYVIIRNSDLVCGSMDKSTLGSGTKNSIFYILLRDWGEEYAVRSMWRLARMASYYMMNRGFSFGIIDVTPGKKLIDAKNKLLESGYSKCDGYILEMEKGTLQCQPGCTMEESLEAVMLSELSSIRELAAKACFRELHPTNAPLIMAQSGSKGSNINISQMIACVGQQALNGKRVPNGFEDRSLPHFERHSKIPAARGFVENSFYSGLTPTEFFFHTMGGREGLVDTAVKTAETGYLQRRLVKSLEDLVLHYDMTVRNATSEVVQFRYGSDGLDPSYMEDRDRPVNLGRVLAHVRALCQSRDEEPLDGDGIVVAAEETLALDDFKTCPKEFKAEMLTFLKKIANRVRILRGKYASCGAVAHQLERLTLTQLVRFIRVCHDKYQRSVIEPGTAVGALAAQSIGEPGTQMTLKTFHFAGVASMNITQGVPRVKEIINASKNISTPIITAELIHPLDQEFARRVKGRVEKTTLGEITTYIDEVYLPHECFLLVRLDAERIRLLCLEVNVHSIVYSICTSKLKVKPANVQAVSEWAIKVYADPGKHGGWLNMALQQLARQLPAVVVKGLTRVSRAVIACDDSGSINRYKLCVEGDGLRDVIATYGIDGRKTSSNNILEVYQTLGIEAAATTIMSEIEAVMAGHGMAVDRRHVALLAAQMCARGEVLGITRYGLARMKESVLNLASFEKTADHLFDAAYYGQRDRIEGVSECIIVGVPAGIGTGVLQLLHRHAQPPAAPPPALLFDRPAHHASIWE, from the exons atgcCTAAAGAGCAATATCGTGAGACAAACTTCGGCAGAAAGAT TTCCCATGTAACCTTCAATGTGGACAGTGCATCTGACATCCAGCAGGCGGCACATATCCAGGTCATAACAAAAAATTTGTATGCCCAGGATGGTCAGAGGGTCCCAGCCAGCTATGGCGTACTTGATAGGAGAATG GGTACAAATCAGAAGAATGCCAACTGTGACACATGTGGACTGGGCCTAGCTGAGTGTGTGGGCCATTATGGCTACATAGAACTGGCATTGCCAGTATTTCATGTTGGATATTTCCGGTCTATAATCACCATACTGCAGACAATATGTAAG AATTGCGCCAAAGTAATGCTCCAAGACACAATTAAGAAGTCTTTCCGCCGCAAATTCATGAATCCCGAACTGTCATATCTCCACAAGAAAAACCTCCGAGCTGCTGTATTAAAGAAAGCAAAAACTTGCACAAAATGCCCATACTGCGAAGCCTTGAACGGTATTGTAAAGAAAAGTCCTGCAGGTATTTTGAAGATTATACACGATAGGTATAGGACGAAGAAACCCACAGACCCTATTGTCCAGAAGGTTCTAAAGGAGTTCAATGAAGCTAAGGAGTCAAATAAAGAGTTGGCGACTATGATCAATAGTGGATTGATTATTGAGCTAAGTCCTCTAGAG GTTATAAATCTATTCCGCCGTATCCCGGACGAGGACGTATCGCTATTAGGGATGAACGTTAAAAGCTCTAGGCCGGAAGATTTGATCCTCACACGATTGCCCGTACCGCCGTTGTGCATTCGACCTAGCGTCGCTTCTGACATTAAAGCAGGAAC TAACGAAGATGATCTGACTATGAAGCAGTCAGAGATTCTCCTCATCAACGACGTGATCTCCCGCCACGTGGCCAGCGGTGGTAAGAGCGACCTCGTCCAGGAAGATTGGGACTATCTGCAACTGCACGCCGCTCTCTACATCAACAGTGAAATGTCGGGCATCCCTCTCTCCATGCAG CCGAAGAAACCCGGGCGGGGGCTAGTGCAGCGCCTTAAAGGTAAACAGGGCCGATTCCGCGGCAACCTGTCCGGCAAGCGAGTAGACTTCTCGAGCCGCACCGTCATATCTCCTGACCCCAACTTGCAGATCCAAGAG GTAGGAGTTCCAGTCCACGTAGCCAAGATCCTGACATATCCGGAGCGAGTGTTCCCGGCCAACTTGCATTGGCTGCGGCAACTAGTGTGTAACGGCCCGGACATCCACCCCGGAGCTAACTACGTCCAGCAGCGAGGCTTCAGCCATAAGAAGTATCTTAAGTACGGTAATAAGGAGAAGATCGCACAGGAGTTAAAG TGCGGCGACATAGTGGAGCGGCACCTGGTGGACGGGGACGTGGTGCTGTTCAACCGGCAGCCGTCTTTGCACAAGCTGTCCATCATGTGTCACAGGGCACGCGTGCAACCACAGCGCACCTTCAG GTTCAACGAGTGCGTGTGTACGCCGTACAACGCCGATTTCGACGGCGACGAGATGAACATGCATCTGCCGCAAACTGAGGAGGCCAGGGCCGAAGCTCTCATCCTTATGGGG AACAAATCGAACCTAGTGACCCCTCGCAACGGCGAGCTCCTGATCGCGGCGACGCAAGACTTCATCACCGGCGGCTACCTCATCACCCAGAGGGACACCTTCTTCACCAGGGAGGAGGCCCAACAACTGGCTTGCTGCCTGCTGGCCGGCCCAGACAGTAGCATGAGAATCGACATGCCACCGCCCGTCATACTGAAGCCCAGGATGCTGTGGACTGGCAAGCAGATATTTAG TTTAATATTGAAGCCTAATAAGCGCTGCGAAGTGAAAGCGAACCTGGAAACAAAGGGCAAGAACTACACGGCCAACCAGGACATGTGTGTGCAGGACTCGT atGTAATAATAAGAAACTCGGATCTGGTGTGCGGTTCGATGGATAAGAGCACTCTGGGCTCCGGCACTAAGAACAGCATCTTCTACATTCTGCTGAGGGACTGGGGCGAGGAGTATGCTGTCAGGAGCATGTGGAG GTTAGCGCGAATGGCTTCTTACTACATGATGAACCGTGGCTTCAGCTTCGGCATCATAGACGTGACGCCGGGCAAAAAGCTTATAGACGCCAAGAACAAACTTTTAGAGTCCGG TTACTCCAAGTGTGACGGgtacatcctggagatggaaAAAGGCACTCTGCAGTGCCAGCCCGGCTGCACCATGGAGGAAAGCCTGGAGGCTGTCATGCTCAGCGAACTTAGCAGCATCAG AGAGTTGGCCGCTAAAGCTTGTTTCCGAGAGCTTCACCCTACGAACGCACCCCTAATAATGGCACAGAGTGGATCAAAAG GCTCAAACATCAACATATCGCAAATGATCGCGTGCGTGGGCCAGCAGGCTTTGAACGGGAAGCGTGTACCCAACGGGTTTGAGGACCGCTCGCTGCCACACTTCGAAAGACATT CGAAGATTCCAGCGGCGCGTGGTTTTGTCGAAAACAGTTTCTACTCTGGCCTGACGCCCACGGAATTCTTCTTCCACACGATGGGCGGCCGAGAGGGGCTTGTCGACACGGCTGTCAAAACTGCTGAGACGGGCTACTTACAACGACGACTTGTAAAG TCGCTGGAAGACCTGGTGCTGCACTATGACATGACGGTGCGCAACGCCACCAGCGAAGTGGTGCAGTTCCGCTACGGCAGCGACGGGCTCGACCCGTCCTACATGGAAGACCGCGATCGCCCCGTGAACCTCGGCCGGGTACTGGCACACGTCCGAGCCCTGTGCCAGTCAAG AGATGAGGAGCCTCTGGACGGCGACGGCATCGTGGTGGCTGCGGAAGAAACCCTCGCGTTGGACGACTTCAAGACTTGCCCTAAAGAGTTCAAAGCTGAAATGCT AACGTTCCTGAAGAAGATCGCTAACCGCGTGCGTATCCTACGGGGCAAGTACGCGTCGTGCGGCGCCGTGGCGCACCAACTAGAGCGGTTGACGCTGACGCAGCTTGTGCGTTTCATCCGCGTGTGCCACGACAAGTACCAGCGCAGCGTCATCGAGCCCGGCACCGCCGTCGGCGCGCTCGCCGCACAG AGTATCGGCGAGCCTGGCACCCAAATGACCCTCAAAACTTTTCACTTCGCTGGCGTCGCTTCCATGAACATCACTCAGGGTGTCCCTAGAGTCAAGGAGATCATCAACGCGTCCAAGAACATCTCCACTCCCATTATCACAGCGGAACTCATACACCCACTGGATCAGGAGTTCGCGAGAAGAGTCAAGGGGAGAGTGGAAAAGACTACCCTGGGTGAA ATAACAACGTACATAGACGAGGTGTATCTACCGCACGAATGCTTCTTGCTCGTCAGACTTGACGCGGAGCGTATTCGACTTCTGTGTTTAGAGGTCAACGTCCACTCCATTGTTTACTC GATATGCACATCAAAGCTCAAGGTCAAACCGGCGAACGTGCAGGCTGTATCGGAATGGGCGATCAAGGTGTACGCGGACCCCGGCAAGCACGGCGGCTGGCTCAACATGGCCTTGCAGCAGCTGGCGAGGCAGTTACCCGCAGTGGTTGTGAAGGGCCTAACCAGGGTGTCTCGGGCGGTCATAGCTTGCGATGACTCTGGGTCCATTAACAG ATATAAATTATGCGTTGAGGGCGACGGCTTACGGGACGTAATCGCAACATACGGTATCGATGGAAGGAAAACCTCTTCCAACAATATTCTTGAG GTGTACCAAACGCTGGGCATCGAAGCCGCCGCGACCACCATCATGAGCGAGATCGAGGCGGTGATGGCAGGCCACGGCATGGCGGTGGACCGCCGCCACGTGGCGTTGCTGGCGGCGCAGATGTGCGCGCGCGGTGAAGTGCTCGGCATCACGCGCTACGGACTCGCGAGGATGAAAGAGTCCGTGCTCAATCTGGCAAGC